The genomic segment AAACCTAGTATCAAAACCAATTATTATCCACCGATGGTCTCTGTTGGAAGATGAGGGTTTGTATTCGGTCTGGTACTCATCCACATCCTCTTTTGTCAGGATCGGCTGCAAGTCGGTATCTCGAAGCAGGAGTGCAATTCCTACAATTTCACTTTCGAAACTTCGAGGCGGCGTCGTCTTTGATGGACGCCATATATCTTCCCCCTTATATTCAACACTGGGCGCAGGTATCAAATAGCTATTTGGCACTGATATTTTCACTCCCCCCATATTGCCCACGACAAAACCCGCCCTGACAATAATGGGGCGAGCCACGTTACCCGCAGGCTCATTGACGTTTGAGCTATCAGCAAATGTGACTTTGGTTTGTAATACGCTCACTGCAAGCACAAGACAACATATCCCAGCCTGTCTTCTGAATTTAGTGAGGAACGCAACAAGGCTCATTTTGCTCAACCTTCCCGTGGCATCCATCTGATCTAACATTTAATATATCCTTCTAAAATTTTTCAGAACATCCAACCAAGTAAGTCCTAGCAACCATACAGACTCACCGTTCCCGCAACGCCTCACTCTGATATTTCAACAACGGCGTCAACAGATACTCAATAATCCGCCGCTGCTCGGTCTTGATCTCCACCGAACTCGACATCCCCGGTTCCAGCTGAATACTTTTGCCATCCGCCACAATCAAATGTGCGCCCAGTTGTATCCGTACCGGATAAACCAACCCCAACTTGTCGTCCTTGACCGCGTCCTGCGAAATCGACATGACCTTGCCGGCGATGGTGCCGTAGTGGGTATACGGAAAGGCATCCAGCTTGATTTCGGCGTCCTGCCCCGGACGAACAAAGCCGATATCGCGGTTGAGAATCTGCGCTTCGATTTCCAGCCTGGCGTCGTCCGGCACAATCACCAACAGGACTTGCGCCGGGGGTGGTGTTCGCGCCCAGCCAGACGGTGCCGTTTGACAGATTGGCTTCGTCGTTGGTGCCAGTCATGGCCAGCGTACTTCCCGTTCCTAGGGTGACATTTTCTCCGCTTCCTTGAGTGGTGACAGTGTTGTCGATGCCGCCAGTAACGTTGGTAGTGCTGCCATCGATCGCAAAGCGATCTTCTACGCCCATTGATACATAGCTGTTGCTGGCGTGAATGGTTATGTCGTCGTCTGCGCTGGCGAGGATAACTTCGCCATTTTTCATCATCGTCACGACGTCCCAGCTCGATCCGCTTGTCAGATTGACTGAGGCGTTAGTATCGCCTGTGATGTCATTGCCGGAGCCGCTGATTGTAGCTTGACTACCTGCACCGGCATCAACGTTGTTATTGGAACCACTCACTGTAGCGCTAGCATTACTATCTAATGTAATGTCAGCGGCGTTGGCAGTAACAGCAGCACCACTTCCCGAAACCCCAATGGCCGCATTGGCGGACGAGTCTGAAATTTCAAGATTACCATTATTACACGCAGTAGAGGAGTTACCGGTCATCACGACAGATTCTTGACCACAAGTCACAGAGTTACTGCCTACCGAAGCAATATTTATATTACTTCCATTACCCAAGCTGAAATTATTATTTGATCCGGAAACTGACACTGTGCTGTTTAACGACAAGCTCCCAGTAATACCATCTCCGGCCAAGGCGAGATTGCCACTGGAACAGGAAGCGCTTTCCGTTCCGTTCACCGAGACAACAGTATTTGTTCCGCAGGTAAATGAGTTGGCGGAGCCTGCCGCATCGACACCACTACCATCACCCATGGAAAATACATCATTTGACCCAGCAACAACGGCTTGAACGCCAGAACCTATGACTATGTTTGTTGAATTTAGACTGCCATTGAATGCTGCATTGATATCAGTGATCGATGTACCAAGCGAGATTGAGCTCAACGTTGAATCTAGCGCAACCTCTCGAGTCGTTTCAGCTGCCGTATAATTTACTGCATACTTACTTCCCATAACAAAATTTTGGATATCATCACTCGTGAGCTGAGATCCAGCAGCGAGTTGGAAACTGCCACCGGACTCCGTGACGGATTGTCCAGAAAGCCAACTTGTCATGGCCCCAGCTGTTGATAAATGAAACTGATTTGCGTAATCCAGTATCTGAAGCTGCATTTCTGGGCTTTGGTAGATCTGCTCTGCGACGCTTGGGTTACTTGCATAAACAGTATTTAACGAATTCTGCAGCTGGGTTACCAATCCATTTGCCCAAGCATCATTTAATGTTTGTAATGCTGCCCCATTTGTAGGGTCTTGAAGAGCTGTACCAAGCTGAGTACTGAGTGCTGATAGCTGAGCATCTGTCAAGCCTCCAGCTTGGGACAACTGGGAAATTTGACTAGAACTAAACCCAATAGAGCTCAAAAAAGTCTGCGCCTGAGGAAGCCCCCCTATATCGTATTGGTACAATCCAAACGAATAAGTGCTATTCCCGTTTGCCGCATAGCTAAAGCTAGAAATGGCGGACGCATTACTGCCATCTTCGGTTGCAAATGCGACCGAGTTAAGATTTTGTATCAAAGTATTAACAATATAATTTGAATCTAGCTGTAATGGCGATGTTGTCATCTGAAACTCCTTTAGTAAAATTCAAATACCGTTCAACCACCCGCAGGCAAATGCTTAAAAAAATCAATACGCTTTTCCGTCTCTTCTAAATCGCAATCCACAGCAAAAATTGTTACCCACTTACCGCTACCACCCTGTAATCCACCCACGTAACTACAATTTTCATCCCTGTAAACCCGCCATGCACTCTGTGCTTTTTTAAGTTGATCCTTAGTTTGCCGAGCATCCCAAACATTGGTATCCGGCAGCTTCTCCAACGCCTCTTGATAACGAGCATTAAGTTCTGTTTCTAGGTGCTTTAATCTTTCTATCTGGCACTGTGCAGCTTCTAGTGAATTATTTTGTGTCGAGCACGGGTCATCATCTGCAATTGCATTCATGCAGCCTCCCAATCCAAACAATACAAACATTAATACTTTTTTGTAAATTGCGGAATTAGCCATATTTATCTGAGCCCCTTGATAAATTCCTGAATTCTGACTGCAGTCAAATTTTTGATATTTAGATTGCGTAGACTGTTCACTAGCTCTCTCAAAACCAATACTCACGACCCCCATCCCCACCACATAATTCGGCCGTCCTAGTCACCGCTCCCGCAACGCCTCACTCTGATATTTCAACAACGGCGTCAACAGATACTCAATAATCCGCCGCTGCTCGGCCTTGATCTCCACCGAACTCGACGTCCCCGGTTCCAGCTGAATACTTTTGCCATCCGCCACAATCAAATGTGCG from the Pseudomonas sp. N3-W genome contains:
- a CDS encoding HlyD family secretion protein yields the protein MIVPDDARLEIEAQILNRDIGFVRPGQDAEIKLDAFPYTHYGTIAGKVMSISQDAVKDDKLGLVYPVRIQLGAHLIVADGKSIQLEPGMSSSVEIKTEQRRIIEYLLTPLLKYQSEALRER
- a CDS encoding lysozyme inhibitor LprI family protein → MSIGFERASEQSTQSKYQKFDCSQNSGIYQGAQINMANSAIYKKVLMFVLFGLGGCMNAIADDDPCSTQNNSLEAAQCQIERLKHLETELNARYQEALEKLPDTNVWDARQTKDQLKKAQSAWRVYRDENCSYVGGLQGGSGKWVTIFAVDCDLEETEKRIDFFKHLPAGG